CTCCAGTTTACAGCACCGCTGAATGAAAGCAAAGGCTGAAAGGTCTAAATGGTGAATAAATGCAGGGAAAGTGAGGGTGAGTGAAAGATGAGTCCCTAGCACCCGTTTCTCCTCTTTCCCAAATCTTCTTTCCTCCAGCACTCACTAACTCGCTCTTGATTGTGCTGTGGGAGTTACAGAAGGACATCAGTGCACTTGTCTGAGGCAATGAAGCTTTTTCCCCCCCtcttcctctcgctctctctgcaCAGCCCTCGCTGTGTTTTTGGCAGTCGCAACTGACCATCATGAGCCATGGTGCCAATTTTAGTGAAAACTGGCACATATGGCAGCTGAAGTGCCATATGCCATAACAGAATATTTTTGGCGGTTTCCTCCATTTGTATAATCACTGGATCCGATATAAAAGTGgctcattattaattattcctTTTACCATTTTGTACCCctttaaaagaaccatttcaCGCAAGTGCAGCTCTGAGGTTCATACTGATAGGAGCATTTGGTCATTTACAAAGAGATTAAAGGAGATGGATTTGGGGCTCTACCTGTGAGCCTTTTGTAAGCGCCGCAAAAGCACCTGCACGTACGTGATTATGAGCAAGAATCCCTCTTTCCGCTCGTTTCCCTCTGTTCTAAACACTTGCATACCGAGACCATTGTGCTGTCTTCCTCTTTACAGGGTTTAGACTCCTTCCTTTTCCTCTTCTGCCCTCCATTGGAAAGACCATGTTAAGTCTTCAGTGTGCTCAGTGCACAGCACTAATCaacttcttcttttctttctttctttctttcaaatttAAGGGACACGGACGTATATTGTAAAGAATTTTTGGCTACACTTTAATTCAAGGTGTCTTTGTGACTGTATAATCATAAATGTATgtactaatattaattaactacttaCTACGTGTAGCAGTATGcatgatttattgttattagaaTAGTGTGTACATATAACATGTGCAACATGGAGACCTTAAAATAGTCTTTTTGCACCATTTTTTGATaagctaaatgcataaaatgtactTTGACTGACACTGCTGTAGAAATGAACAGTCAGGACCGAGCATTGTAGTTTATGCTGTAAAACAGTCTAAATCTTTGTTCTCTTGCCAATATGACAACGCCACAGCAGATGtaaacattaatcaaaacattGATAAATATGAGCCTTGTTCCTCCATCAGATGATCCCTATTGTTATGGTGACATGCCGTATATGTTGTCATCCTTAATCTCCTGCAAGAAAAGCAGCACAACAGCTGAAtttctaaataacaaaaaaaaccagacacttgttaattttaattatgctcTGACTTGCATCTGTTTGGAATACGTTCATGTTTCTCTTTCTATCTTCTGGTAATAAAATCATACCATTTGGCGCACGGAACGCCTGAATGTCCAGAATAGAGTTGCTCTTAATCCTTTAGGAGCTTACAGTTCAAGATCACAATCTCTCCTTTTCCCTTCTTAAACGCAGGATTATTTTCTTACAATCAGATAGACTTTTAATACAAAAGAATATCTTAATCTCTTGAAAGTCCCTGGTAATGATCGATAaagtcaaaaagtaaaaaaaaaagttatttaacatCAGGGTCATATTGAGCTGACAAGCGACATCAGTGTACTACAATTAGCCTCCATATGAGGATGCCACAGAGAAATCTGCTCCGTGTTATACTTTACACCGAGAAGGCAGTTTGCCCCAGTAAAGCGCCGCTATTAACAGGGGCTATATGTTTTAGGACAataaaggaggaggaggggagaTTAATTCTGTCCACCGAACAGCCTCTGCCAGCCACCATGAACCTGCAGTTCATGAGCTAAGCAGATGGCTACTGATTGAGCAAGCTTTCAGAACACTGTATGGGAAAAAGAGTCCTTATCATGCTTGGCTGGACAAGTGTTTGGAGCAAGAGGAGATTTACGGTTAAGACTGTGTAAATCTTTATATGTCAAAGAcctcagcagaaaaaaaaaaactattatgtGCAGGAAAGGGTTGGAAAATACCCATAATTTGAAATGCACAACGTAGCCTACATTTAATATAcgattattataaataatgattattatgaGGGAAAaagacatcttaaaaaaaactttactgtaTTCATCTGAATTTGTTATATGCACCTAATGCAGGTactatttagaatttttacattGGTGCagtcaaaacatttcatttaaatttagtcttcgctttaagaaaaaaaaaggatgagtGTATAAAATCCTTGCAAATTACATGTTAACATGTATGGTCATAATGCAAGATTGCAATAGAAGTTACAGTACTTCATATTTTGTGCAGTTAATGGCTCTGAAAACCAGAGAGACCTCTTCAGTTAGAAAACACTGTTTATTTcaaacactgattcattagAAATTCATTGAGATGATTTACAAGTACAATGGAGTGCAATATAGATTATTGTCTTTAATGCTGTGCTTTcatcacatgcaaaaaaaaaaagaaagataattGCCGATGTTGTCCTCAGCAAGAAGACAATACTGTTTtacactacatttatttgagtgtctttatttttgaaaaacctGATGTCAATTTGCACTAAACAAGTAACCACTCGTGCTCAAGGAACCATAACCCACATCTTATAGCAGGCTATGACAAAtgcaatcaattttttttcttcagtctgATCAGATTACCTTCTCATAACCAATTggaactaaaataaacaaaatataaaataaaatatttaaattcttagTCTCATTCTTAATAATTGCACTTTAAGactttactatttattttgcaaaaagcTCCAAAACAGTCTATACATGGCAGCAAACACAACATTTATCTCCTGAGCTGTTCTGGGGGTAAACGCCACGAGAAAGATGAACATGTCAGCAGAAGGTAGTCTAAATCTTTCTAATCTATTTTGACAGTTTATTAATTCTCTCGATCAAGGTTACGAGTTGGATGACATCCAAAAGAACCAAGTACGACCGTGTCCCTGCGAACCTACCACCAACAGACCCCATAAAGAAATCTATTGATTTGTGGGGCTTATCAAATCTTCAGACTGATTAATGTTCAAAACGTTTCTCCACATCGGTTAAAAACACAGCGGGGCTGTAAGCGCGTACCGCCGCAGTATGTTGAAGGAAACTCTGGTGTGTGCACTTGGCTGGCTGAATACTCACTGCTGTCTCCCACAGATGTTAATACAGACATCACAATCCAATCGTGCTGGGGTCAGGTTGAGCACGCGGGGCTCTCGTGCTTCTCTCCTCTAGAGATGGAGCGCCACAGCAGGTGTGCACGCGACAAGCCTCCGCGCTCACGAGCCGGATCTCCGGCTGCAGCAAAGCGAAAGAGAGAGCGCCCCAGACGCAGATAAGTACCGATAGAAGAGCACCAGTTGGCGAACCAACACCGAAAAAAGCCGTGATAATTATAATACAACGACATAACGTAGAGCTGAACTCGCTGCGAGTGGCGACGTGTTGTCTGGACGTTCAAAAGTCCAAGCGAAGACAGGAATCGTCCGCGGTTTAATGGAAGCTGTGGGATAAAGGCACTCAGTGTCACATAGAGAAACTTTTTGTTGCCCGTTTAGCTATTGGCACGTACATCAGTAAAACGATTTTCCCTCGCTGAGACTACAACAGTCCAGTTAGGCTGTTATGAAAGGAAACGTATGGAAATGCTGCgtaaaaaaaaagcgttttcaattacaatgttttaaaagacaGTAGGCTACCTGTCTTCTTACTGTAATATACAATTGTATTCCCTTTGGCGGTGTATTCCTAAAAATCACTGCTGGAACCAtcacatttgtttgtattttattgttgtgaAAGTTACTGGAGTTGTATGTTGCATGTTGTTGtttactgctttatttttggCGTCACATGTGTTGCCCTTGTGGCGTTTGTACGGTTAAACCGGGCTCTGTCTTTGTTATTATTGGCCACAATGAAAGTCATGTGCCACCTTGCATTATGCCTCCTGTGTTATAATCAGTACATATAGGTAACAGAAGCCTGTaacaaaagatagaaaaaaCAGAGACAGGCTGATGTATTATTGACATAATATAGGACTATAGTTATGAAGTCATTAAAAAGCCACCCCGTATGCATGCAACCTGTATATTACCAGTAAAAGTCTGCAACCACAACGTCCAGTTTTCGAATAGCCTACAGCAAGACTACATTATACATTCAAAAACAGCACAAGCATCATTTCTTCttcaacattaaaatgaattggaAAACAAATTAGCGAACGTTCTTTGTCTATGGAAAATATGAGATGTGTAATACGCATCTGTTTTATTGACTGCGGTGCACTTTACGTTTCAGCACAGACACCCTGCATCTACTAGCTAACTGTCGGCGACCGAAGAGTTAAAGGGAGGAGACGAAGCGTGTCACGCCTCATTGGGCAGATTATGTGCAGCAAACAAAAAGTGTGTATGTGGGTGCCACTCAGTCAGTGTATCGGCCCCATCTGCACGCCTCTCTGCGCTCGCGAATCATAAGACGGTCGGCAACACTGTCACTTTCAACAGACGGGGAAATGTACTGACTGCACGGACTTCGTCGGAGACGCCGAACACATACTTGAAGATATATTGACGGCAATCGTGAAGCCTTGTGGATTATTTTATCCTAGCACCATGGTGAGTCATGAcgatttttgcaataaaaacagccGGAGGCTAGTAATACACGGGGCTGCGTGCAGCATCCTCGCGACCGCGTAGAGAGCCCGCAGATGGTAGACGAGAGAGGGAAACTGGCCGCGCATCATAAAGTCGTAAAGTTGGAATAACAACAAGaccacagataaaaaaaaaaaagcagcgcAATAAATTTTAACTCGAAATGGGAGGTCAATGGGTTCGTCTCCTCTATTTTAGAAATGCGCATATATTCATGGGTCTATTAGTATTTAGTTGAAATGCATATTCATTGGGTCCTTTGTGTGATTCTCAGGAGTGAGACTGCGACCTCACGGCTACAAAAGGAGAGGACCGTGAAAGGAAGGGCAAAATTCACACTAAGGCTTTTTATGGATGAAGGGAACTTTAAGCGTTTGTGTCTTGGTAATGCAATCGAGAGCCGGACTCGTCTTTGAAATAGCCGCGTATCTCCATCTTAAATACATTGACGTTTAAACGCTTTGCGGAAATATTTTACCCCATATTTCCACAGTTTCGTCGGTGTCCCATAGCCTGCTATAGCTGAGCAGCAAACACTAATAAATACAACCGCGtcctgtaaaaactgtaaaggactttgtaaatgttatacttttttaataaacgtgtctgaaaatgaaacaatttgAACTGCGTTTTACCTGCTGTGCAAACTAAAtgtagtaattttatttatttattttttttttcatacgaTTTATCTTTTCGACCTGATCAAATAGCGGAGAAATCGTGTAAAATCCCAGCAATATGCCGCACTGGTAGTGTGtgttaaaactataataaaactgttaaaagagATACGAACAATGCAATAGgctgtatattaaatacatttcaaacgCTGCCAAAAACAAGTTACGCGAGTGAACTGCGACTCACGCTACGAGAGATTCGGCTCGTGTGTAAATGTGCATCGGGGGTTTGGAGAAGAAGAAATAATTAACTCCGCGTGCTGCCTTAATTAAAGTCTCAAAAGGAAAGTGGTGGATTATGGTAATAAGGAGACATACGTTCCTTCTTGTAGAACGGAGCTAAAGGTTAGCTGACGTGAAATCGGTGACTTTGACAGTGCTATTGAATCCATTCGATACGGTCCTCGACGGTAAAATAGACCGAAGGGTCTCGCAAGGCCAGATTTTCATCCCTGTAAAAGGCGTGCAAAACATTTCcttcaagaaaaagaaaaatcggAAAATACGCACTTAGAGTTATTAACGTAATACTGTCACGGTCACTCTTTTAAATAGAAACAGTGTACTCTAAGAAATAATCTTCTTTTCGATCACCTtctcggttttttttttttttttttttacagaatacaactatttaattctacgtttatatttcataataaaggCTAGATTAGCATACCTATGAAATGACATGCAATAGTCTATATTAAAGTttcaacaataacaacactatAAAAATACCAACAATGCATAGGCCCAATTTAACAATCGAAGAgaaatagctttaaaaaaaatcaacaaaaacaaataaacaggcCCAAGTAAGACTGCGTGCTGGGAGATTTTATTAAACGGTTTGTTCAGGAGATTGCACTGCACGTAATGATAACTAggaaaattgctttttaaaaaaaaacaaacaaaaaaaatacacatacattttataattgagAAATAGGGACTTGTGCGCGGTTCTGTTCGTTCACTTTTAATTCACTCGTATTTTTGCCTTGCAGCAAATGATGGAGGAATCCAGTTCGCAGAGACTGGGCTGGGACGGCGACGCGAAAGCGATGCAGCAGTGTTTAACGGATATATTCACCAGCGTGTACACCACCTGTGACATCCCGGAAAATGCCATTTTCGGCCCATGTGTTCTGAGTCACACTTCACTGTATGACAGCATCGCCTTCATCGCTCTCAAGTCCACAGACAAACGAACGGCGCCTTACATATTCAGGGTATGGTCAcgctttatttaatttccagCAGGACTTTGAAATGTgtagcctgttttttttttttatcttttgtacATATACAAAAACTGTGATAGAGAAATgttatcattttgaaaaaaaaaaatactgatatgtATTTGCTGATGTTTCTGATGttttaactaaatgtttaaaatgcttgCTGGATGCAGGTGGACACCTCAGCTGCCAACAGTTCCTCGGAAGGCCTGATGTGGCTGAGGCTGGTTCAGTCGGCGCGAGACAGAGATGAACAGAACCTAGAGGCCTATGTGAAGAACGGCCAGCTTTTCTACAGGTCGCTGAGGAGAATAGAGAAAGATGAAGAGCTGTTGGTGTGGTATGGCAAGGATCTCATTGAACTGCTGCTGCTCAGCCCTGGCAGAAATCAAACCAAAAGTAAAGGTACACTTCGGAGATCAACATGTGATCtgatatttagcatttttaaaatgaaaaatagcagttgtttgtgtttaaatactCAGTCAATATATCACCATTCATCGTAAATGCGAAAATGCACGCATGATACAAAGTCAGTCATTTAtagatataatgtatttttaaaatgatgtgttaATAAAATGAAGCATCATCATGTCGTTGTGTACCTGCTGAAGGacgtttcttttaaaatgccactttcctttttctcttcCCCAACCAATTATTTGACGTAGGTACGTCGCCCTTTTTGTGCCCAGACTGTAGCCAGCGTTTCCAGTTCGAATTTCCCTTTTTGGCTCATTTAAGATTCCGCTGCACTAAGAGACTACAAAGCATGGCCAGCCCAGAGGAGGAGGCCACGGATGCCAGTGACCAGGCTAGTCTACCTCCTGCCAGGTCCAGTCCCAAACTGGGCCGATCTGACGGCTTCTCCAATCCACAGGAAGGAAAGCCGTCCACAGACTTCCACAATCTAGCCAGGGATTTGGAGAATAACAGAACCAGTCCGCCGAGCGACAAAGAGGCCGAGATACTAAGCGAGAACTCTGGAAAGCGCAAGTTCTCTGACATGGAGGACAGCAGGAACAGTGGATTATCTCAGCCTCCCAAGTCCAAAGAGGAGTTGGCCAACTCGGCGCAGCAGTACCGTGGAGCGTACGGTCTGGACGAGAGCAGGCGGGCTTTCTCGCCTTCTGTTTCGGAGTCGACGGAAACCAAGAGGAGCGCCTTCACCGAGGTCAAGAAGTCACCCCAGAGCTTGAAGCACAGCGGTAAAAACTCCAGCTCCAACTCGGAGAACAAGGAGGCTGGCCGGCCCAGCAACACGGCTGAAAAGCACCTCAACATCAGACAGGTTCTGAGCGAGACGCAGCCCCCGCAATCCCGAATGGAGACCTCATCAATTGGCAGCGCTTTCACTTCGGTGCCCCAGCAGGGAGGTGGAGGCTCGGAGAGAAAGAGTGCCTTTAGCCAGCCGTCTCGCACCTTCTCGCAGCTATCACCTCTTGTCATGGCACCCAAGCTTCTGCCGGCAGTTGACTGCCATCCTGCGGTGGGCGACACCGTCTCTTCCAATAGACTCTACCAAGCGGACCACCTCGCCGCGAAGCTCCAAGGCTCTGAACTAGGCAGCAACTGCCCCGTGCCGGGTGGCATTGCGAAACAGAACCCTTTCCTATACGCCACAGCCTTCTGGCCCAAGACCTCAGGCCCCATCCAGCTGCAAATGCCCTCTGCTCTCACGCTCCTGCCACCTTCGTTTACCTCCCTTTGTCTGCCTGCCCAGAACTGGTGTGCCAAATGCAATGCCTCCTTCcgcatgacctctgacctggtCTACCACATGCGCTCGCATCACAAAAAGGAGTATGCCATGGAACCTCTTgttaaaagaagaagagaagaaaagttAAAGTGTCCAATCTGTAACGAGTCTTTCAGGGAGCGGCACCACCTTTCCCGGCACATGACTTCTCACAACTGAATTTTTGgggatttatttgtttttcattctttccttcctcctttcttttttcttgcattttttttttaaatcaaaagggAATAAGGTTAATCTGGAGGAGTAATGCCAACACGTTTGCTCTCATTTTCAAAAGACATTACTGTTTAAATGGTTTGATTTCTTCAAATGTCACGTTTTGTGTATGAAGATGCATTTTGACTTAAAAAcctaaaatctatttattatatgaagcacttattatttgaaaaaaagggGACAATGATAATGTAAGTGTACCTtgaattttgtatatattaatgtataatgtatagaAATCAATTCAGATGCAGATCATTTCATTGAACGTTATTCAATGACATGTTATGTCTATATGCATAAGGATATCGAACATTGGGAACATGATGTTGAAGTGTATTTAAGAGTGCATGTAAATTATAGCTATTGGTATAAGATGCAGTTTATTCGAAATAATGTAAAtacttgttttgtttgaatACAAAGTGTAATATTTTGTGTCTGTGAGAAATAGATTCAGTGTTTCTTCCTTTTACTGAAATTTACTATTTGATAGTTTATCTAATCATGTTGAATGCTTTGACaataaaatagctttattttCAACTGATTGTGTGATTAATTATGCCTGGCtataaaatgacatgaaatgatATGTTAAACATCGCAAACGTGTGCATGTGTAATCTGAGCCTCTTAACAGAGGACTGCAGAGCGATGCTTGgtgctgtatttaaaataattcattcaaaatatcccGTATACGCGATATTTGTCGTTGTCTCGGTGATTTTGCCGTAGCCTAATATGCCTCCATTCTttattaactgtaaaatatacagttcaTCAACCATCGACTGTAATATGTGCACTAAGGAATTAGAGCATAGTCGGTTTTTTATGGGGAAACACACACtgtccaataaataaataaatagacaattTAAATAGCTTACTATAAATGAGCCTAAATGAAACTCATTAAATTaagcaacattattattattattaggcctGTTAttaggctattattattattattattattattattattattattaacaacaacatttcCACTTCGATGCATTCTCATCACGTGAAAACGAAGCcctgaaatttatattttaattagcaaaaCCCCTCGAAGAAACACGATCTCCGCtgtgctaaatattattttaattaacagcatattaaataaataaaaaataaacgaaaaaCGGCTGCTGTACTAAACACGCGCGCGACTTCTTTTAGCGTCACAACAGCATGCGATTAAAAGTGTTCCTCGTTTGCTTTAATTCGCGCTGCGTGTTATTAGGATCCTGTAAAGTGCGTGTTTCGGAAAATTAAGATGAAAGCAAATACTACTTGACTCCGTTATTagctgctgtaaaaaaaaaaaaagtgaaacagaCTGTAGTCTTAAACAATCTACcggaaaaaaatagaaacaacaGCCTTTAATGTTGCGGAAAGGCTAACTGTACATTTGCACAGGCCTAAtgcataacagaaaaaaaagacaaacgcCCACTCAtaggctaattaaaaatatataggctGATCTCGATTTagacatttacatatttataatacaaggcataattacaacaataaaaacctGTGCATAGTCGATATATAGTCTGTCACAATCAACTGTGATTTACAATTATTGTTTTTCCTTATTAGACGATAAAACATCAAATGACCGTTTTCTATTGTTTCGCTAGCTTTATATCGTCTTTTTCGAAAAGAAATGAATGTCAGAACTTGCGCTGTGGAGCTTGAGACCAAAgagccgagagagagagagagagagagctacaaGCTGTTAAAATAGCTCAACAGTGACACCAAgcttttacaatgaaaaattcAACCAAatcaagatttttaaaaataaactgcgATTGCCTGATGTTGTAGAGCCTTAGCCTGCCACCTAACGGCCGACACGGGACTCGGCAAAGACAAAGCGTTCAGTCATTTTAAGCATGAAGTAACCACATGCAAAACAACTCAAATAATTCAGGTTTTGAATTAGTCGATGTGATTTAATCAtgtagcataaaataaaaagtgaatataAGCTTGCTGAATGAAGGTGCCGAACTTTGGGGATATCAATGTAATAAGAAGAcctaaaaataaacctttccCAATCATGAAAAGCCATTGAACAATTCAGTCCAGAATATGAGGTAATGAGCCgggagatgatgatgatagtcACTTATACTTACAGAAGATATTTATTGCCTGAGCCATGTTTTGTGACTGGAGTCATCCGTCCCTTCATAAGCTCCAGTTACATTTGTCACGGTATCACTCAGCACCTCTCGCTCAGGCTCAGTTTATACCCTTCTCACATGTGGCCAATGTGGTCACCCTTGGCTAACCTAGCTGGCCCGCTTCTCATACTTTACGTGTGATTGTGTCCTATGGTGAACCGCTCTTCCTGCATCTGTCTCTTCCCTTCATCTTCCTGTTGTTCTCTAACGTCTTGGCAAAGGGGCCCTCGCATCAAAATAGATCTGTGCGAAACGCACCGATCTCAAACAGTATGTATAAGAGCATGGTATTTATAGATGATTCACACTAACGATGAAGCGACATCCGAGACCGTGACGAGAAGCATAAGAAAACCAAATGCATGATTTATAACTGCTGATTTACTGCATTTCTCTGTGGGGTGGAACATATGGACTGattttgctgtcaaatgatcGACTGAGTAATCCATCGCAtccacaataaatgtttttgattacttaatataaatatattaagtaatcaaaaacatttattgtggaTGCGTGCGCTCtgcatatttatcatgtatgtataaatacacagacgtatacatgtaacaaaaatatgttacgcttatattttaaaatatatttatatgagacatgatttttagaaatatatatatacacaaattcaagtaaatattttcaaaagatatgctttatgtatgtatatatatatatatatatatatatatatatatatatatatatatatatattatgtaaacaaaaatagtttagtactagtatatataatttaatttatttattattattttattatatatttatttatttattactatttatctATGCACATCATTCACATCATTTTACTTACAGAAGATATTTATTGCCTGACAGTGTTcacttgtcatttttaataaaaagcatggttacactttattttgatagtctttctggtatgttgtatgttgtggactcattaaaatacagtattagaagatattaagcaaaCAGTCCACTAGTACTCTAATGATTGCTAGTTCATGTGTTGTCAAACttctgttagtagaatgtctaaagtggactatcgaaataaagtgttccCAAAAGCATTAACTCTCTCCCTTTCTTCCCATTTAGAAGCAATCTGTCACTCAAAAGATATGAGATATGAGACCCCAGCAATTTAGCAAACAATTTAGCAACTATCTAGCAATCCAAATAATTCCCAGTGGACATATTGggtctaattttttttttctcttttgagaATAGGGATGAAAAGACGACGGTAAGTTCTGTTCCATGCTAACTTTAATAAATGAGCCAGTAGTTTGATATGAGAAAGATGAAAGTTCCAATGTACGGCAGCAGATATTACGAAATATTAGACCAATGAATGCCGCagttaaatacataattagcATCAATAATCTACATGTGTATGTTTTCAGCAGATGCCTACCATCGGTTGCATCTATCTATATGAACAACAGGCTgcttaagttattttaaagcgGGACACATTCAATCTTCCTGCGCGCTGACACGGACAAATTTACACTTAGCATACACTTCAAAGATGAACAGATCCGCTTCATAGACATGCTTTTGCACTTAGCATGCTCTCTGTCCTCCTCAACTGTTTGTA
This genomic interval from Puntigrus tetrazona isolate hp1 chromosome 5, ASM1883169v1, whole genome shotgun sequence contains the following:
- the prdm8b gene encoding PR domain zinc finger protein 8b isoform X2, with amino-acid sequence MQMMEESSSQRLGWDGDAKAMQQCLTDIFTSVYTTCDIPENAIFGPCVLSHTSLYDSIAFIALKSTDKRTAPYIFRVDTSAANSSSEGLMWLRLVQSARDRDEQNLEAYVKNGQLFYRSLRRIEKDEELLVWYGKDLIELLLLSPGRNQTKSTSPFLCPDCSQRFQFEFPFLAHLRFRCTKRLQSMASPEEEATDASDQASLPPARSSPKLGRSDGFSNPQEGKPSTDFHNLARDLENNRTSPPSDKEAEILSENSGKRKFSDMEDSRNSGLSQPPKSKEELANSAQQYRGAYGLDESRRAFSPSVSESTETKRSAFTEVKKSPQSLKHSGKNSSSNSENKEAGRPSNTAEKHLNIRQVLSETQPPQSRMETSSIGSAFTSVPQQGGGGSERKSAFSQPSRTFSQLSPLVMAPKLLPAVDCHPAVGDTVSSNRLYQADHLAAKLQGSELGSNCPVPGGIAKQNPFLYATAFWPKTSGPIQLQMPSALTLLPPSFTSLCLPAQNWCAKCNASFRMTSDLVYHMRSHHKKEYAMEPLVKRRREEKLKCPICNESFRERHHLSRHMTSHN
- the prdm8b gene encoding PR domain zinc finger protein 8b isoform X1, with protein sequence MQMMEESSSQRLGWDGDAKAMQQCLTDIFTSVYTTCDIPENAIFGPCVLSHTSLYDSIAFIALKSTDKRTAPYIFRVDTSAANSSSEGLMWLRLVQSARDRDEQNLEAYVKNGQLFYRSLRRIEKDEELLVWYGKDLIELLLLSPGRNQTKSKGTSPFLCPDCSQRFQFEFPFLAHLRFRCTKRLQSMASPEEEATDASDQASLPPARSSPKLGRSDGFSNPQEGKPSTDFHNLARDLENNRTSPPSDKEAEILSENSGKRKFSDMEDSRNSGLSQPPKSKEELANSAQQYRGAYGLDESRRAFSPSVSESTETKRSAFTEVKKSPQSLKHSGKNSSSNSENKEAGRPSNTAEKHLNIRQVLSETQPPQSRMETSSIGSAFTSVPQQGGGGSERKSAFSQPSRTFSQLSPLVMAPKLLPAVDCHPAVGDTVSSNRLYQADHLAAKLQGSELGSNCPVPGGIAKQNPFLYATAFWPKTSGPIQLQMPSALTLLPPSFTSLCLPAQNWCAKCNASFRMTSDLVYHMRSHHKKEYAMEPLVKRRREEKLKCPICNESFRERHHLSRHMTSHN